A genomic window from Triticum urartu cultivar G1812 chromosome 7, Tu2.1, whole genome shotgun sequence includes:
- the LOC125519776 gene encoding uncharacterized protein LOC125519776, with translation MAYHLRSASAPSSPRSNKPQVEQQLQSLSATISSPLVTIDTACKGLMKLEDIYSCIEEMMCTPSNQVSFCKTLQRVAVEAELGRSLVVLDLCNAMQETLMELKMTVQELLLVLKRGEDVTCQFKAYIRLAKKAQKQFKKISKKTASDKNDSRMVMLMAEAREITILLLESTSCILSKQIEMPKWSLVSKTLQKSKVVFEEEQLRAFVCSIEDLESGVELLYRRLIQNRVSLLNALSL, from the coding sequence ATGGCTTACCATCTAAGATCTGCAAGCGCGCCTTCCAGCCCTCGCTCAAACAAACCCCAAGTAGAGCAGCAGCTCCAGAGCCTGAGCGCAACCATCTCTTCGCCCTTGGTGACCATCGATACGGCATGCAAAGGTTTGATGAAGCTGGAAGACATCTACAGCTGCATTGAAGAGATGATGTGCACACCCAGCAACCAAGTCAGCTTCTGCAAGACCCTGCAAAGGGTGGCAGTGGAGGCCGAGCTTGGACGGTCCCTCGTCGTGCTTGACCTCTGCAACGCCATGCAGGAGACCTTGATGGAGCTGAAGATGACTGTCCAAGAGCTCTTGTTGGTTCTGAAGAGAGGAGAGGATGTAACTTGCCAGTTCAAGGCGTACATCCGGCTAGCCAAGAAGGCACAAAAGCAGTTCAAGAAGATCAGCAAGAAAACTGCTTCAGACAAGAATGATTCTAGGATGGTGATGCTAATGGCAGAAGCAAGAGAGATCACCATTTTACTTCTCGAATCCACATCCTGCATCTTGTCGAAGCAAATTGAGATGCCCAAGTGGTCTCTTGTCTCCAAAACATTGCAGAAGAGCAAAGTTGTGTTCGAAGAGGAGCAATTGCGGGCATTCGTGTGCAGTATCGAAGATCTTGAGAGCGGAGTAGAACTTCTTTACAGGAGATTGATCCAGAACAGAGTTTCTCTTCTCAATGCTCTTAGTTTGTAG